CGCAATTGTCCCAATGTGTCTATGTGCTGCATATCTCTACATCTCCTCGCCAAAAAGATTCAGAAACAATCACCAGATTAAATGTGAAATAGAACAAGCAAATCTTATACGGTTGAACCTCGCAATTTGAAGAATATGTTGCAATTTCATGAAACCGTTAAAATTCCATAGAATTTCATTAATGATTTGCAGAGACTGCAAATAcaacaaaatgaacaaaaaagTACAGATTTCTAATTCTAGGAATCAATCAACTAAAAACTAACAGACCTAAGCTCTCTCTCCTCTAATCCTCCTAGCAAGTTGGATATCTTTAGGCATAATGGTAACCCTCTTAGCATGAATAGCACATAGATTAGTATCCTCGAACAGTCCGACAAGGTAAGCTTCAGCAGCCTCTTGAAGAGCAGCAACGGCACTGCTTTGGAACCTCAAATCAGTCTTAAAATCTTGAGCGATTTCTCTCACAAGCCTCTGGAACGGAAGCTTTCGGATCAAGAGTTCGGTGCTCTTCTGGTACTTCCTGATTTCCCTAAGAGCTACAGTTCCTGGCCTGAAACGGTGAGGCTTCTTCACTCCTCCGGTCGCCGGTGCTGACTTCCGAGCAGCTTTAGTGGCCAGCTGCTTACGCGGAGCCTTACCACCGGTTGATTTTCTAGCAGTTTGCTTGGTACGAGCCATATGTCAAAACGATTTGATGAGAAAATGAGTGTTTCGATTGCTCGAAAGCTATAATTTTTTGAAGGAAAAGGTTTTCGATGGAACGATTTGGTGAATCTGGGGATATATAAAAGGGAAAGCGGGAATGAGTATTTAGGAAATATTTTAAATAGGTCAATCTGTGCCGTAGATTAAATGGGTTATCGACGGCTACTAAGTTTTTAATGTCGTGATCCATGTGCGATGAAAGACGGCCAATAGGATTCGCTCTTTTAAGCGGCATTGATTTAAAGTTTGGcgcatttttaatattttgttcaaGAAATTAAGACGTCAATTGATGATATATCAACGGATAGGATACGTAAAGGCATTAAGAAATGGAGAGCCATCCGTGAGATAGTCGAACAGCCAATGGAATTTATGCATTCCTTTTCACACTTCACATAACATGTATTACTTTTATCCCTTCTTTCCTTGTTTTGAACTTCATGCTTAATTCACAATTTTGTCAAACGAAAATAAAAATTGTGAACTATATTTAGCTTCCAATGatatttacaattttatttttgaaaagtaaAAATTACGGTTGTAGTTTAATTTTGTTAtcaatattgattttttttttggagcATTGAGGATCATATTTCGTATTAGGCTTATTTTATAATTTGTCTTATttgattttagttatttatttgtatttttttagaattttgtgTAGATAATCTTATGTTTGTTATTGGAGAGAAGATTGAATTAAGATAATTTTTTAATGATTCTTATATGATCTACTTATTTTATTTAGCGATATATGCAATTCAAAATTATATGAGCTGGCCGATTAAATCTTAGCTCGATTAGTATAAGCATTATTGCCTATGTTGGATGATATAGGTTTGAGTGTGTTGAAGCGCATTAtactcctatttatgggttgaagAGGGGTTATATGTAGTTCTATGCATTATGTCAAAAAGAACATATATGATCAGAACCTATATTAagattgttaaaaaaaatttatatgagCTGACTTTATGAAGATTCATTCTTATTCTTATATAAAGGGTAATTGGATTGAAGTTTGCTTGTTGAAGCCTAGATTCATGCTTTAAATATGGAAGGTTTGTTTAACCTTGATAGAGGTTTTATTGTTACGACAAGTATGTAAGCAATGGCTCATGTAGTGCCAACGATAGTAGCCACTAAGGTTAACATGGCGATAGGCAACATAATTTGTTGTTTTTTGAGTTAGCAATATGTTCAACAATATCATACGGGTAAACGACTTGTGGATGTGTGTTGGCTCATATTTGAATATCCTTATTGTGAAGTGACAATTTTTAAGAATGGATCAATCCAAATCAAGGCAAATTGAATCCATTGTTTTATAAAGATTAGCTTAATTGATTTGAAAACTTATATAAAAAAATCTTTGATTTATTTTGGACTTTATGGGGATATTTATAAAGCATTTTTAATGGAATATTGGTTGTAATTGATCTTTATCTTAATAGGGCTCAAACTCTTATGTCTTAAATGTCTTTGGAAGTTAAAATGGTGTAGTTTTTATAACACTTACTTGTTTATTGAAGAACATATATTTGAGAGTGTAAAGTAATAGGCCTCAAACTCTTATATCTTAGATGTCTTTGGAAGTTAAAATGGTGTAGTTTTTATAGCACTTACCTGTTCATTGATTAAAATGGTGTAGTTTTTATAGCACTTACATGTTCATTGAATAACATGTATTTGAGAGTGTAAAGTAAATTGATATCAACAACACATTTCTTAATGGGGATTTGGTGAAAGAAGTCTACATGCTTCAACTACCAATATTTGAACAATCAGGTGATAATGGTGAATGTTTAATTTGCAAGGTTCATAAGGCTTTTCATGGACTTATGCAAGCCCCTAGAGCTTGGTTTTGATGGAAAAAATCCAATTTCAAAAATGATTTTCAGTCACAGtggaagtttaattttttttaaaaccacgtcgatttgtaatatttatagcaatGGACTTTTCTTGAAAAGTATTTGTGCTTTATTCGAGATTCTATCCTTTTCGGCTTTCAACCAAATTGTCTTCTTCGCTATTTTCATACCCCGAATTGCATCAAATATGGGCTCAAGCAACACAAACCAAACATAGAACTAGAAAGGATTTAAGTAATTCTCTCAAATAGAAACCAATAGAAATTGTAATTCctagaaaatataatttattattagaaaaataaattctcactactTTCTGGCAAAATAACAATATATGAAACTTGTTTGTTAAAAACTTATTTTAATAGCTCTATCATATCATCTATTTATAATGAGAGATAAAATAATTTTGGTTGAATAAATATAacacaaataatatttatataattttaattatgttctaatcTAACAAGAAGAGGGGTGACACATCCTAAATAAAAACACTAGGATTGTCGCCCCTCACATGTAAAATGAGGAGAATTGAGCCTCTCATATACTAGGtctaattatatgtgtttattggAATTTAGACCCAAcatattataatttaatccaacccaatatttatttttattcccaaaataaatattaattaattaaattaactaaattgaTTTCCTAATTAAATAATTCTCTTAACTCAATTATAATTTCGTTAAAGTTGATACGACTTTACCGTAAaataatctatgagaaaatatatttaatttctatattCAATAGATTTATAATgactatttaatttaaattttcaaaattcaattatttaattacaattaataaaataataattcaaaagtcttaaattaattctcaagtcatttcaaTTCTTAGCGAGAAAACACATTTATTTATGAATACAACTCATTTTTCTAACTTTATCCTTTcgatttatttctatttatttggttctacatgcaattcatttctggtttcgaTGAGTTAATGGAGGGACCGATTgaacatatgtaattagggctcaaataatttataattaagttgcAACTTTTTCCTTATAGTATCATGATCGAGCTATCTCTAATTACGTATTATTACAAAAGCTACTCAATTAGTGTCCATTCAATGATCTTATCATAAGTGTATTACCCTATAGGATATTATTAATCTCATTGAGATAAATTTGTTCTCCCAATATAATCTTATTTTATCTTATGATGACTGTTACATATTCATTCATGAAGACTCCATTTTATTTCACTGAAAATAGCTTCCGGAAAATGATTTATGGGATGACTTATTTTTCTGGaaaaaaactaatattttttggtgtttggatgaatctgtgtaaaatattttcggtTATTTGATGATTTTCTGAAAATACTTCATAAAAATTGTTTTTAATGAaatatacatttgagatttttttatcttttcattatttaattgagtttattttatatctataaatttatattttacactATTCTTTGTAAAACAAAAACtgcataaatatatttgttataaaatattatagtgcAATTTccttttaacaattaaattttattttataataataaaatattttgtaataatCAATGTCATATgtaaacttaataataaataatgcttaattaaaacttaatttaaattacatatatGATAGTATATATCGGCACATTAGAGTTGTGAGGGATAAATGAATCTAagcattatttaaaaaaaagaagaagcatatttatataattaaaatattcatatttttatactaggttaaaatatgtcataagtccttTTACTTTTcagaaatttgaaatttaatccatGTACTTTTATTTTTGGGTTAGTCTTACCTTTTAGATATCAAAATTCAGGTTCAACTATtagtattattaaaaatattttgttaaattcatgttCATTATAACATCattatttagttatatgaatactaaatttttttatttaaaactaaatttttttatttaaaacgtAACattaacaaaattgacaaaaatttaacaatgttaacaattgGACTTATTTTCAAATCTGAAAAGTATAcagagactaaattctaaatttgtgaaaagtatatagacttatgacatattttaacatttatactacaaaatatttttattaaaatattaatattgattatttttcaataatatatgaagaatattaaattattattaaaataaaattgaattattaaattattattaaaataaaattgaaatattaaatattttttaaaaataataaattatattaataatttattatataattagatatagataattaaatatgtgctttaataatattgaaaattataatattttattaattctaaatatttttaaaaataaaaatttttgatataataatattaagcttgacttaagttaatttttatataaaaataaaatcaccTATAAATGAGCTCTCTTTTCAAAATGGTAAGTCATTTTACAAGAAAATAGGGGCTTATTTTTCATTGTCCTGTAAGTCATTTTCCATTGACTAAGTTGTTTTCCATGAAACAAACACAGGAAAATGTAGAAAACATTTTTTAGAAGCCATTTTCAGTTAAATAAACGGAGtcaaaaagtcaattactatcaaatagtaattaagtcatttatcacaaagataAACAACtcgtggccacgtttacttttcatttataatataatgaaaatgagaggatatcatttaccaatTAGTTGAGCTACGAATTCCAATATAGTCAATAATGATACATACCGCAAAAGTCTTATGCCTAAAGTGTCAGCTTTCGGTtcattatctatttgaactcaggtttttacttacatcaaagtattcGATACACATATACATAGTTATCATCTACTCAAAATTaaagtatgtcacactatgaatgtcacaagtgaatcaatccataaatggatctaaGGTCTATTCTACTTGGGTTTTATCTGATGTACTATTAGTCCagtcaatcacatctatgtctctatcttttaggaGTCATTCGCTCCGATGCTCAAGATAAAACATCTCTCCGATcagacttgatagacgacatattattCTTTCAATTGATCTGCTCATTTCTGATTAGGCTAAAGGCATATTTAAGTTTATCTACTAATACGAGCAGTTTTTCCGTATTACGATTCGATCACATAATACCTcataatattagttaaacattagataactaaTTAGCCattatttgcttccattttgtttTGCATGTAAAAAtattgaggacaatatacaaagagtattaatgtaattaatggatgttattattaaaccaatttgttcaaaaaaatacaagtatgaaaaataaatatactaTACTTaaggcaccagatccaacatGGTTCACAAACTGAAGGAGTTTTTAGTCACTAAACTCAAGTTAACCACTTTAATTGCTGACAGATCGCTGTTTACAAATAGAACTAATACTTCGTGGATGATTTGCCTTGTACATGCTAATGACATAATACTCACCAGAGATACTCCTAATGACATTGACATGTTATTCAACAATTGAATCACAAGTTTTCTCTCCAGGATCTTGGTTAGTTGAAGTATTTCATTAGTGCTAAGGTTCATCATTTTGATGGTATGATTCATTTGTCTCGAAAATAGTATATCATCGACTTGCTGCACAAAGCTGATATGTTAAGTTCCACTTATGTTCCCACACTTATGATTACATCTCCGTTATTATCAACTTCAGATGGAGATATTTTGACTGCAGATTATGATGTTAAGTATCGAAGTATTATTAGGGGGATTGTAGCACATTTTCTTAACTCGTATTGGCATTTGCCTTTTCTAGGTAATAATGTGGAATTGGATGTTCATTTTGTTCAGGAGAAAGTTGCAAAAGGTCAAGTACAAATCAATCATGTTTCAACCCAAGAACAAGTTGTCGAATTTCCACTAAGCCCTATATGAATTGTTCCTTATTTGTTTGAGATATAGTATTGGAAGTGTTATTTATTTGTTTGAGATATAATCTTGGTATGTGTGCTATGGATGATAGTACATTTTGTGAGCAACaacaaaagaaaatagaaagTATATTAGAGTATATTGATATGTGATATATATGTTTTCTAAGTTGGTCAACTGTTGATTTGTGTTAACAATATTCTGTTAAGTTGTTGTTAATAGTTGTTAAAGTTATTAGTAAATGCTACTCAGTTAATTAGTCATGTATATAAGTTGGTGTACATTGCTATTGGCGATTAAGCAAATGAATTTTATCTTTCTCATATATTCTTATTCTTCTTCTTTCTAATTTATCCATTTCATTCCATAGATTAGTTTTAAACCTTCTTCATTGTTTATTGATTTTCCAGCAAGCACCAAACGAATCGAATGTCAAAATATATGTTGGTGCTGCCTTCAATGTCAATGACTCGGATGTGGGTTTGAGCGCAATAGCAAGGAATGAAGATGCCATGGTTTTGGGAGGCCAGGCATGTAGTGAGGTTTTGAATATAACATGCACTAAAGCTTGCATAGTGACAATGGACTTGGAGTTGGCACACAACATGAAGCTTAGAAACATTGTGCTTGAGTTTTATAATGTTGctgaaatttctaagttaaaaCATGTTGCTTTAGTTTTATCTCTTTCATGCCCGTTTTACAATTTATATTTAGGGTTTGTTGTTGCTTTTTTCAACGATGTCATCTCCAAAGGTTGAACCTAGGTTCTTCTCTTAGGAGTGCAATGTACCTTACCAATATACCTAACACTTGTGGGTGGAAACCTTTTTAATAAGACCTACAGGTTATTAGCTTGTTTTGATCATGTTGTATTTAATTATGTATTGAGGGTAGCAATGGTGGATCTCATTACTAAGTTTTGGGGCCTAATTAAGATTCCTAAAATATTTAGGAGTTTATTGAgttctaattaattttttaaaattttatgaaattgataaatatttttaatatttttaggaaattttattttaaaaaataaagatataataaatatttcaaaacatttaagagctctaattaaaattttagaaaaaagatTTAGCACAATAAGTTATGAATGATAAAACTTTTTAATACTATAGGTGTATACAAATAGCTCAACACAATAATGATGAAATTTTGAGCTACATTGTTTGAAGTAACAATGGCAATACAGCTAAATGGACAGGAAGAGAGTTTATAAGGTGTTATGGGTTTAATTAAAAAACTCAACAAAAAGGGGTGATATTCTAATTTTGGATTAAGATATAATTAAAAGTAATTGACATAAAAAAGAAGTGATaacataaatattatttaagtaCCACAATCTCTTTTTGGAAACAACAACTCACTCTTTAAGTTTACCAATTTGCTTGTTAATCAAAACCAAACCATACAATGTGTTAAGTTATATATCACATCACATCCATTCATACCAAACACACCACAAAAGTCATAAATAGCATATCATGTTTATTTAGAAATTTTCCTTGTTATGCTTtgagaaattaaataaaagattTGAATATAGTATTTATATTGATATATGTTACAATTATTTAAGTTTCGGGTAAATTGATTTAGAACTAAAGAGAACGGATTGTATGAAATTGTGATTCCACATTATTCCTATCTATTTCTAATAGGAGAATGACAAATTAGATTTTCCTCCTGAAAAATTCAAATAAGAATGACGTAAAATCATAGTTTCATACCATCATTTCTCTAGAACAAAATTTACATTATATAGACAAATCATTTCGCAAATAAAATTAATCgaaaatatatcataaaaataacattaaaaataatgatttaacCCATATCATGAAAGTGATacgaaaaataaaatatagataTATTTAAGTGGTAAAAACATTTTTtaggtaaaataaaaaaattatttaaataaattaaaacaaaacgaTAGTATAATGCAATATTAACATTGACAAAGCTACACATAAACGAAGgtagtaaattaaaattttaaagaaaacttGTGTTGTTGCCTTTTTCTGGCAACAACATCAACATACTGATTATCCTCTCAAAAGATGTGAACAAGACGACTATGCTCAAATTGCGTTTGACGGGTTTACATAAACTATCACAATGCAAAACAAAGATTTTTTTCACTACGCCcccaaaaatatttaatttacaaaAATGACCCAAGTATAAAATCATTCACAACGGTCATTTCATCGTCAGCACCACCCTCCATCATTCCCTAATCATGTCTTAATGATTGTCCcgtcaaataaaaaataattttttttgtgtcGATACTATAATTGTCTATAAGTATTTTTTTGAAATACCTTTTAAAAATATGGGTACTCAAtgacttaaaaaaaaaagaatttttttttatatttttaaaatacgaCTATTTTTAAGCTGTATTTGAAAAAATAAACATTGATGTCGATGATTATAGTTTATACACTAAACAATCATTACAAGATGATGGAAGGTGATATTGACACTAATATATactataaattttagaaattttcaaataaattttatacatagactatttttataaataatcaaTTTCTTTTAGATCagctaaaaatttaaaatcaaaataatcatacattTATCTTGATACAGTGATTGTTTTTGTTTTTGATAAagcttttatataattaattcaacataaaaGGAAAACTTTCATACAATGATTAGGCGTGAAGGTAATGATTAAAGGGAAAAAAATGTTGTTCTAGATTGCATTTTGTTTTTTTAGTAAAATAtagataaattaattattatacgttagatcaaagagtaaattaatttttagttaaaatttatatCTTTGATctatattttactataaaaacTAGTATAATTGATGGAATAACTGGGCCATTATACGTGACGTGTCACGTGTATCTCATTCTACCATAAAAGattaattttgtttcttttactaAAATATGAATAAATCAATCATTGCATATTAGACTAAAGAGTAAACTAATACTTtcagttaaaatttttatttatttctattgtaaaaagttagtaTGACTGATAAAATAATCGAGTCATTATACATGATGTGTCACGTGTATTTCATTCTAGACTAATTTTAgcactaaaataaataatttttaatagaattattaaattattctttgatcaaattttaaaaattaatttatttttcaataaaaataagatagaatTTAACTTCTACCAGTCATGGTACTTTAAAAATATATAGCCATCTAAATAATCCAAATACATAAAATTGAAAGCATAATGGGACTAAAGAAATAAAAGCAAGAACGAGCTTTTGAGTGAGTCTTAGTAAATTATTGCTGCTTTGCAATGATTAGTCGGCTCATGGGAAAAACGAAGTCGCACCAATTTTTTCCACCACCACCACTAATCAGTTTTGTACACCTGTCTATTAATTATATTGTTACatcaaagtatgaaatttcgTCAATGTGTATTTAAAAGCTTTACGTAAGAATCTAATGTAATAACATGATAATTAAAGTGTTCACTGTTTTAGTTGTGATTTGAATTTgagttatattaattatttaagctTTACATGTTATTATAGTTTACCAACAAAAAAAACTCgacataaacaaaataaaatattgttTAAACATAAATATTCAACATTTAACATTCCAATCATATCaaaattaatttgttttattacATTATAATTTGTA
The Gossypium arboreum isolate Shixiya-1 chromosome 10, ASM2569848v2, whole genome shotgun sequence genome window above contains:
- the LOC108488092 gene encoding histone H3-like centromeric protein CSE4 codes for the protein MARTKQTARKSTGGKAPRKQLATKAARKSAPATGGVKKPHRFRPGTVALREIRKYQKSTELLIRKLPFQRLVREIAQDFKTDLRFQSSAVAALQEAAEAYLVGLFEDTNLCAIHAKRVTIMPKDIQLARRIRGERASLQIINEILWNFNGFMKLQHILQIARDMQHIDTLGQLRISNSIVPHSVQQMARTKQTARKSTGGKAPRKQLATKAARKSAPATGGVKKPHRFRPGTVALREIRKYQKSTELLIRKLPFQRLVREIAQDFKTDLRFQSSAVAALQEAAEAYLVGLFEDTNLCAIHAKRVTIMPKDIQLARRIRGERA